A single genomic interval of Lathyrus oleraceus cultivar Zhongwan6 chromosome 7, CAAS_Psat_ZW6_1.0, whole genome shotgun sequence harbors:
- the LOC127107072 gene encoding GDSL esterase/lipase At5g62930, translated as MRENIVLFGDSITEQSFENGWGSSLANHFSRKADVIVRGYCGYNTRWALFLLNHIFPLESRKPPVATTIFFGANDAALIGRTNERQHIPIPEYKQNLQKIVNHLKSRSSTMLIVLITPPPVCEEGRRALAISLYGDNASNKLSERTNEATGEYAKACIETAKEMGVPYIDLWSKMQETDGWKKKFLWDGLHLTVDGNAVVYQEVIKVFNEAGLSADNMPFDFPDYTEIDHKNPETSFQQNVCDASL; from the exons ATGAGAGAAAACATAGTGTTGTTTGGAGATTCAATAACGGAGCAATCGTTCGAAAATGGTTGGGGTTCTTCACTCGCCAATCACTTTTCTCGCAAG GCTGATGTAATTGTTCGTGGCTATTGCGGTTACAACACTAGATGGGCTTTGTTCTTACTCAATCATATCTTCCCACTC GAGTCACGTAAACCACCGGTTGCTACAACAATTTTCTTCGGTGCTAATGACGCGGCTTTAATCGGAAGAACCAATGAAAGACAACATATACCTATTCCAGAATACAAACAAAACCTCCAAAAAATTGTCAATCACTTGAAG TCAAGGTCATCAACTATGCTTATTGTGCTTATTACTCCACCTCCTGTTTGTGAGGAAGGGCGTCGAGCATTGGCCAT ATCCTTATATGGTGATAATGCTAGTAATAAATTGTCCGAAAGAACAAATGAAGCTACTGGTGAATACGCAAAAGCATGTATTGAGACAGCTAAGGAAATGGGTGTGCCTTATATCGATTTATGGTCCAAAATGCAAGAAACCGATGGCTGGAAAAAGAAATTCTTATG GGATGGGTTGCACCTGACAGTAGATGGAAATGCAGTAGTGTATCAAGAAGTGATCAAGGTGTTCAATGAGGCAGGACTTTCTGCTGATAATATGCCATTTGATTTTCCTGACTACACTGAAATTGATCACAAAAATCCTGAGACTTCTTTTCAGCAGAATGTTTGTGATGCCTCATTATAG